The following are from one region of the Nicotiana tabacum cultivar K326 chromosome 3, ASM71507v2, whole genome shotgun sequence genome:
- the LOC107810902 gene encoding uncharacterized protein LOC107810902 — MSDRYKGLIGAVKDLNPNAEHRNCVRHMYQDFRQKHKGKNLKDLVWNAARVSNEVLFKKFLDELENEDKEAREWFNHPERPFNTWTRALFKCHTKCDMLLNNLCESFNRYILDARDKAIITVLEMIKNKLMRRLFKKKSGLRDTKG; from the exons ATGTCAGACAGATACAAG GGGCTGATTGGAGCTGTGAAGGATTTGAACCCTAATGCTGAACACCGTAATTGTGTTAGGCATATGTATCAGGATTTCAGACAAAAACACAAAGGTAAGAATTTGAAAGACTTAGTTTGGAATGCGGCAAGAGTGAGTAATGAAGTCTTGTTTAAGAAGTTTCTAGATGAACTGGAAAATGAGGACAAAGAGGCTAGAGAATGGTTCAATCACCCTGAGAGGCCATTCAATACTTGGACTCGAGCATTATTTAAATGTCATACCAAATGTGACATGTTGTTGAACAATTTATGTGAAAGCTTCAACAG atATATACTTGATGCTAGGGACAAGGCCATAATAACAGTGCTAGAAATGATCAAGAACAAGTTGATGAGGAGGTTGTTCAAAAAAAAGAGTGGATTGAGGGATACCAAGGGCTAG